The following is a genomic window from Platichthys flesus chromosome 13, fPlaFle2.1, whole genome shotgun sequence.
GTCTACATTAGAATTAGAATCTGACcctaaaaactgttttaaatgatcataATAAAGCCAATGTTAAGAGTACTTTTCATATGCAAATAATAATAGTTGGAGAAAAGAGGATGGTGATTTGGTCTCAGGGgctttttaaaatattgaatatgatATCTAATATAATATGTCATTTTCTAAACGTGTTCACTGTTTGTTGTAGAAACTGATCTATATCTGTCAACATCACTTGCAGATATATTatgaaaaaggtaaaatatgTTTGTAAATTGTGTTAAAATAGTCTCCTGCAGAGCTTCTGTTAAAGGATTATTACAcattctttgtgttcttttaaattagaaaaatatgaGGAAACTATCTAAGTATGTGGCCAGTAAAATAAAGGGAACTCAGAATAGAAGATTCTTGACATATAGACAAAATTTATACAAGTTACATACTGTTAAATCAAAATTAATGTATGTTATTTACAcacagcttttgtttgtttggttatttTGAATTGTTTCTTTGGGTGCAGCACGAGGACGACGTATAGAACATGGCAGGTTGTTTTGACACCTGAGTGTTTTGAGGTGTGCTTCTTCCAAGCCTCACAGTCAGAAAATGACAGAGGACTATAGTCCCTACTTGAACTGAGGACAGGATCCCCATGATAAAAGTTATTATAATAAATCAGCAGTTCTACATATTTATATGATGGTGAGAATCCAAGTCATTTTTCATATATAACTTCCCCTTCAGTCTGTGTGGTTGAGTTAAACGTGACTAAGAGATCCAGGGCAGCTAACATTAATGCAAAAGAGCGGACGGAAAATGTCGGGACTGCTACTGAAAGTTAAGCAATTAGTGTAATAGGATGGTAACTGGTGGGACACTGTATGAAATGCTGTGTGACTTCAATCAGGAGTTTGGCAGGAGCTGCTTTGAGCAAAGCAGATAAACAGGATGAGCATTGGCTTTGTGGGGCTTTGTCCAGACTCTCTGTGATGAGTAGTCTGGCTGGTTTTATATTGTCTTTGGGTTTTTCAGGTTTCTGGTGTTTATCTAGTGTCATTCTCTCTCCTTCGCCTTCGCCTCCTCACTTTCTTTCAGGACTTGTTTGGGGTGAGCATGATCATCCCGCTGCTGAGCCATCACGTGAAGGCTCTTGGAGCCGGTCCCACTGTGGCCGGTATTGTAGGTAAGGTGTGCCTATTAAACACAAGTATTTTATACAGCTTCTATAGCAGCAGATGGAGGCTCCTTGGTTGTATAGTAATAATGAATGCACAAACCTGTAGCAGCCTGAAATACAAGTTTTACAACAAAATAATGATCTGCTCTCCAGTTTTTAAGAGATGCCACAAAGACACCTCACTGTTAACAATACATTTcttaataaaagaaacaaataactaattaattaatgaacagaatacagaaaaaacacaggcaATTAGAGGAACAGTGTGAGTTGCACAGGACAAAACAGAAGTGTGGAGAAtgattgtggttgtgtttcctcAATTTGCCTGTGCTTTTGTCCATTTGCATCTTCAAGTTGCAGTGTGAGAGATGAGTTCTAAGGATCACCGTACATTAACAGTCAGTGGGACACGAAACAAGAAGAGAACAGGAAACTGTCAttcatatattaaatataatttatggGCGGGTTTGACCATATACTATTTAcattaagatggatgacatgacttctCCCAAGAAAGTGAACCCAAAGCATCTTGTCttccacctggtggctggctgcagcataggtcTTAAACCTTGCCTCCTCCGCGTTGGTGgatgtggatttgttttttaaaagatgccttctgttattttaggtagttcttatcacactgatgaatgTTCATTTGTTAATTTTTCTGATACGTAATGTTTTTCTGATAGTTTAGTTAgtttctttattcacagtctatggGTCTGACTTGTTGTATAAACAGTTCATTCTGAATGTCGTAGTGTTATAATTTTACAATAGCATAATCACTTAAGTCTCAGATGATATAAAGACATGATGCTCTGTAACAAATCTGAAACTTTTGCAGTGTCTACATATGGGATCTTACAGTTCTTCTCAAGCACAATAGTTGTAAGTATTGACTTGGTTTCCCTCTTTCCGTCTTTGTCTCTAAGCGTCTGTCCAGTCTCTGCTGCTTGACAAGGCATGCTCACAGCCAGTGGCCAAAATGGCGGCATTCAATGTCATCTCTGGTATTTCctgaaaacaataaacactgGTCCTTTAAGACAGTTGCGGTCACACATTATATCCAGTTAATCTACGTGTTCACACTCACGCAGGCTCAAGACACCTCCGGACACTGGGAAGACTTAACACGCAGCACGTTGCCCTGAACACTGTTAGGAAGTTACtcaaacatgcacaacactcTGCGACGAGCGAGGCATCTGATGCAAGAGTCTCAGCCCTCCATGTCTCTCTGCTGCCGCCCACAGCTACTGAAAATTGGTTTAATTCTCGGGGGTCATGCGACAAATTAAACGGATAAGGAGTCATCTGTCGATTCCCTTGTGCAGAGCAACTGAATCCAAATAAATGTACAGATACAGGAAGAGCTAGCGCTCTATGATAAGCCCACCCTGTTACGTACAGAACACAGTAAACTCAATTGGTCCTAATTCTATTATTTCATCAGAtgggtgtgtatgtgagtgtgagagCTAAAGAGGGGGCGATAATCCAATAAAGGCTTGTATAACATCCGTGGCTGATCGGTTCTGGCGGATCTTTAAATGTCAGGctccaaataaatgtatttgttatgtcaTCGGTCAAATTTGCACTTTTCTCCAGGTGGATGTAGAAAATATCTGTAGCATCTACTCTGAAAGTCTTGAAAAGAATTTGGTtcagtttgtggttgtgtgtccttcacctgGCAGGGCAGCTGGAGTGACGTGGTGGGACGGAGGtactctctgctcacctgtctgctgCTGAGTGCTCTGGGCTACGGCCTGCTGGGGATGTCCACCAGCATCCCTTTGTTCGTCCTCGCAAGGATTCCTGTGGGTGAGTGGGACCGCTGTCCGCAAGCATGTGGCTACTTCAAGGCTCATACAAGCTGCAATAATTCAAATGACATATGTTATGATACCATTTTTGATACCATTACTATTATTGGCTGAGTCCTGATTCAATACCAgtgcattaaataaaataatatttgtgaCGTATTTTAACAGCTTTTGCTACTAAGCCTGTAGGGAAGTGCTAATTGCCATCATTGTTGTTAGAAAAAgtacaagaataaataaatccatgAATACACAACAATTGCTTCCTTAAAAATTCAGCTTCTAATCCCCTTCCTCATGTTGTTTGTCTCAGGACTGTTCAAGCACTCCCTGTCAATCTGCAGAGCCCTGCTCTCTGACCTGGTGTCTGAGTCAGAGCGCCCTCTGGTGATGGGACACTTCAATGCAGCCTCCAGTGTCGGCTTCATCCTGGGACCCATGGTGGGCGGCTACCTCACCGAGCATGAAGGGGGCTTCTATACCTCCTCCTTTACTTGTGCAGCCATCTTCCTCATGAATGCGGGTGGGTTGAAAGTGGCGAGAAATCcctgatttaaatataaaggggagaaattaaaaatattatctGACCAAATGTGTTTATCGCTCCAGGACTGGTCTGGATGCTGCCGTGGAACGACACACTAGTTCACCGTAACACAAACTCCAGCAATGACCCGAGTAAACGTTGTCATGACAACCACTGTTTGGAGACTGTGCAGAATGGTTCTCATGCAAATAGACACCAGACGTTGCCGGCAGGAGACGCTCAGCCAGGCCCTGCAGCTCCAGGCAAGCACCAAGGTGGTCTCCGGTGGAGCGaggtgtctctgctgcagcctgttTGGAGACAGCTGTCGTCAGTGGGCTCCAGGATAAAAATGGTCGCCTCTTCTGACATGTGGGATCTCTTTCTGGTGCGTCTTCTGATGGGCATAGCGATCATGCTTTACTACAGTAACTTCTCTCTGGCCATGGAGGAGCGTTTCTCGCTCAAACCAAAGATGACGGGTTATCTGATCAGCTACAGCAGCACCTTGGGGGCCTTGGCTGGGTTCCTGGTGGGGCCTGTCACGCAGCTCTACAAGAACAACATGGCCGCTATGCTGCTTCACTCCACGATGCTCACCTGCTCACTTATCTTCCTCTATTCTGCCGCGCCCAACGTTTGGCAGGTGGTTCTTTCCTCCACCTTCTTCGCCATTTCCACCTCCATTGGACGGACGTGTATCACAGACATGGAGCTGCAGAGGGGAGGGGTCCAGGCCAGCGGGACTCTGATTGGCGCGGGGCAGTCGGTTACAGCTGTCGGTCGCGTCTTGGCTCCCCTCCTTTCGGGTCTCGCTCAGGAGTTCAGCCCCTGTGGTCCCCCGAGTCTGGGAGTGGTCCTGGCTCTAGCAGCTGTAGGTTTACTGCTTATCAGGATCCCTGAGTGGGACGGGAGAGGAATGATCAAAACAGCCAAACTGAGtaactgaataaataatgacGAAAGTATGACCAAAAAAAGGCACATTCCCTTCAAAGAAGTGCAGTTATTTTTGAAAGGCCAGTTGTGAAGGACTAGAAGTGGGATCAATGTGTCCCACTCAAGGTTTTCTGGGTCAAAGTGGTTCGTCACCACCAGCAGTGCAGTCCTTCTTTAGGGAGAAAGGATTCACGATTCAAGAGGCCTGAAAATGTTATCTGCTTCGATCAGACAGAAACATACTATATGTTTGTAACCACTACTTTGTCCAAAATCCCTCGAGTTTGTAGGTCTGCTGATGAAACACCAAATACCTAAagatctttgactttttaaccAAATCATACAAACTCGTAAATATCCAGCCTGATTATTTTTCACCAAGATTAATGGAAATCCTTCCAgcaatcctgctaacaaacaaataaacaatcacAGACTCCCGGTGGAGGTTAACAACATGATAGATCACTTTGTTGTACTTTAGGAGTCGGCAAGTTGGTTTTACACATTTTACCTCCTTCTTCGAATGCACTGCAACTTAAATGGTTCCCATGGTGGTATATGAACAAATGTTTGTTCTAGTCTTTGACTTTTGAATTTCAGTTATGGAGATTTGTATCTTTATCGTAGGAATGGACATGTGAAGAACTAAGTTCAGTTTCAACTCAGGTAAAGGCACCACTATACTATAAGAAGAAAAATGGTGTAAGCTCATGTTGTAAAGAAGACACAAAATCTTGTAAGAACAAACCAGATTCAAGCCAAAAAAAAGtcaatgaataaaatgtgttttctatgtTTGAGTCAATTATGTTTTGAATTCTACATGAAACATAAAAGAAGATATATTGTCCTTTTTCCGTTTCTTTCATCACTGTTATATCGTAATTTGTGGGTAACAGGTCTGGAAAGTTAAACAGCGCAAAGTCTGCAGTAAAGGGAGAAAACACAGCTCCTGAAACACTTCGTCAGTAGTGCGACCGCGCCATCGTGATGTCACAATTCCCCATTTTTCATAACGCACGCAGAGCAGCTATTCTGGTACGCCTCCTAAAAAAGCCCAAATTCAAGAGAGGAGGCTGACATTTCCTACACGGACTGGAAACAGTTGgtcaatcagagcagactgggcctTAGCAGGACgagggccttaaagagacagtatCTAAAACAAaaatttcagacagaggctgaaaggtGGAGATGCAGTGATTGACAGATGTGGGATGTTCTTTCGGAATTAGAGCATGTACACGTTTTCGGATATGACCCAAACGAAAATGACCAACTTGAATAagtataatatgtctccttaAAAGTAAATGCTGTTTGTGTAATTATAAATATTCAACTGTATCATGGAGACTACCCAGTTCCTCTCTCTTCTATTGGTGCAGTTCACATTTCTTAGATCATATTCATGATTTGACCAGAATGAAAAGTTTattacagaagaagaaaatggtTACAATGTGTAATCAGATTTGTGGATCCCAGAGTGCAACAGACGCCAAGTTACTCCTCAGAGTACTTTGTGCTACAcagcaataaaatgtttatcttcAATCATGCAACTGTAAAAGACACAAGAcagttaaaatacaaaaagactAATATTTACAAAGAACAGAAATAATGAGTCACAATAAAACAGTTTAAGCTACAATCGcctttaaacataaaaaaacaaaatcctacAGGAAGATAAGTATTTAAAAGTCACTTGTTGAAATATGACTCACAGTTTACAGATCATACACAGTCCCCGCACTAAAGTGCACTGTGCCTCTGATGTGCCTCTGACTTTTGTCCATTCTGGCTCATTTTGAAGGGCGGTTCTCCTCCATTAAGACATGAATGAATCTCCACCATTAACTTACTGGGCCTTTACACACCATGAACACACAGTTATATTTAGATTCCCTGGAGCTTCTTGGGAACATGACCCTCATTCTGTGGCAGTCCAGCTGCCGCTGAAAGCCCAGGAACATTTTTACTTCTTCGGATTCCACTGAGGCCGTCTGAGCAGAGGGTTTTGTGTCGACGAGTTGTCTCTGGGTTCAACCGCCCAGGCTGGAGGTGGATAggaaggctgctgctgctcctcctcctcctcttctgcttcctgaTACACATTCCTAAAGTCATCAGCTGAGCCGTTGTTATTGTCAGCAGAAGCGTTGAAGTGACGGCGAGGAGCGGGCACATGGGAATCACTGTAGGAGGAATTGGTCCTTGACATCGCACGCCCTGTCCCGCCCCTCTCACCTCTGCCTTCATTTAGAACCTCAACAGAGGAAACTTCTTTTAGGGTGTCCAGCCTTCGTAGAGGCATCAtggctctggaggaggagcgTGCAGGCTGGCCAAACCGAGTGCGTCGGGAGGGGTAGGCCACTTCTGACATGGTCTCGTGATCgtctgagagaaaaaaaaacaatgaattatGATTTAAATCTCTGAATCCTTCCATCAATGCATACTGTGTTTTACACAGCTCCGTAAAAGAGGAAGTGCATGTGGGCAGAGAGTGTTACAATAAACCTGTAAATGTCAATGACCTGCTGGTGGCGCAATCATTATAAACTTCTTCAGGAATTTTTTACCATATTCAGACGTTAATGTATATGTcactttatattatttatataatgtatattgtaTCATACACATTATATCTGTACAGAATAGTGCCTGTCTAATTCCACtgatactccctt
Proteins encoded in this region:
- the mfsd9 gene encoding major facilitator superfamily domain-containing protein 9; the encoded protein is MSDLRCSSSCLTSAGTTRIQRCICVVGFLDLFGVSMIIPLLSHHVKALGAGPTVAGIVVSTYGILQFFSSTIVGSWSDVVGRRYSLLTCLLLSALGYGLLGMSTSIPLFVLARIPVGLFKHSLSICRALLSDLVSESERPLVMGHFNAASSVGFILGPMVGGYLTEHEGGFYTSSFTCAAIFLMNAGLVWMLPWNDTLVHRNTNSSNDPSKRCHDNHCLETVQNGSHANRHQTLPAGDAQPGPAAPGKHQGGLRWSEVSLLQPVWRQLSSVGSRIKMVASSDMWDLFLVRLLMGIAIMLYYSNFSLAMEERFSLKPKMTGYLISYSSTLGALAGFLVGPVTQLYKNNMAAMLLHSTMLTCSLIFLYSAAPNVWQVVLSSTFFAISTSIGRTCITDMELQRGGVQASGTLIGAGQSVTAVGRVLAPLLSGLAQEFSPCGPPSLGVVLALAAVGLLLIRIPEWDGRGMIKTAKLSN